A region of uncultured Anaeromusa sp. DNA encodes the following proteins:
- a CDS encoding DUF1847 domain-containing protein, whose protein sequence is MKCAQCGHKNCYKIGQNCLGWSVDDVKEQYQGRELEMMQAAACTEGRYYLKLTRLEESVEFAKLLGTKKIGLAFCIGLAEEAKLIEAYFAKFFEVHSVCCKVCAIEKDKLGLEPIKAGAKEVMCNPKVQAAILNKEATELNFTVGLCVGHDMLFTSASAAPVSCLVAKDRVMAHNPLGAVYSRYWRRKLDILPEGQM, encoded by the coding sequence ATGAAATGTGCGCAATGCGGACATAAAAACTGCTATAAGATAGGACAGAATTGTTTGGGCTGGTCCGTAGATGACGTGAAAGAACAATATCAAGGAAGAGAGCTGGAAATGATGCAGGCGGCGGCTTGTACAGAAGGGCGCTATTATCTGAAACTGACCCGCCTGGAAGAAAGCGTAGAATTTGCCAAGCTCTTAGGAACCAAGAAAATCGGGTTGGCTTTTTGCATCGGCTTAGCTGAGGAAGCTAAGTTGATCGAGGCGTATTTTGCCAAGTTTTTTGAGGTCCATTCGGTTTGCTGCAAGGTTTGCGCCATTGAAAAAGACAAGCTGGGCTTAGAACCGATAAAAGCCGGAGCTAAAGAAGTTATGTGTAATCCAAAGGTGCAGGCTGCGATATTGAATAAAGAAGCGACAGAATTGAATTTTACCGTGGGCCTTTGCGTAGGACATGATATGCTGTTTACTTCCGCGTCTGCGGCGCCGGTATCGTGCTTGGTGGCGAAGGATCGCGTTATGGCTCATAATCCCTTAGGCGCTGTTTATTCAAGATATTGGCGCAGAAAGCTGGATATCTTGCCGGAGGGACAGATGTAA
- a CDS encoding efflux RND transporter periplasmic adaptor subunit, which produces MIALLKTKKKLAGIIALVAVAAVILIVWNRPETKKPIEQREQIVQQSLTVERVQLGNALQYYETSGTVKANVVSKVAPKAMGQVTALYVKSGDRVRSGQVLAELQDEEILQKISAAEAGVREAQKGLQVAVRNRSLQKNTSERYEELYRQGAISQQQVDEVRTQNDVATLLSEQAQAAMERAMASEKEARAYSKLVAPVSGIVTEKNLELGSMALPGVWALVVEDDQSFLVECYVDGALSSQLQVGVAALAEVEGVGESLQGQIIELTPAVDAASRSFLVKVALPGAALKTGMYSKIRFPLGERQAVLLPQESLVAKGQLIGVYVMDANKKLWYRLVRTGRKENGRVEIVSGVQPGDYVVVRGVEAASDGAVAGEVLGL; this is translated from the coding sequence ATGATCGCATTGCTGAAAACAAAGAAAAAGCTTGCAGGTATAATTGCCTTAGTTGCGGTTGCGGCGGTTATCTTGATTGTTTGGAACAGGCCAGAAACGAAGAAGCCAATAGAACAGCGGGAGCAGATAGTTCAGCAGTCGTTGACTGTAGAACGGGTACAACTCGGCAATGCGCTTCAATACTATGAAACATCGGGAACGGTGAAGGCCAACGTGGTAAGTAAAGTAGCGCCAAAAGCCATGGGGCAGGTCACTGCGCTGTACGTTAAATCAGGAGACCGCGTCAGGTCCGGGCAGGTTCTGGCGGAATTGCAGGACGAAGAAATTTTGCAAAAGATATCAGCTGCCGAAGCGGGAGTGCGGGAAGCGCAAAAGGGGCTGCAAGTGGCGGTGCGGAACCGGTCTTTGCAAAAAAATACAAGCGAGCGTTATGAAGAGTTATATCGTCAAGGGGCTATTTCTCAACAGCAAGTGGATGAAGTTCGTACCCAAAACGATGTCGCAACGTTACTAAGCGAACAGGCGCAGGCGGCGATGGAACGAGCCATGGCTAGCGAGAAAGAAGCTCGGGCGTATAGCAAATTAGTGGCTCCTGTAAGCGGGATTGTGACAGAGAAAAATCTAGAGCTTGGCTCAATGGCCCTTCCGGGAGTCTGGGCGTTGGTGGTAGAGGATGATCAATCGTTTTTAGTGGAGTGTTATGTGGATGGAGCGCTAAGCTCGCAGCTGCAAGTAGGCGTTGCGGCATTGGCTGAAGTAGAAGGAGTTGGAGAAAGCCTACAGGGACAAATTATCGAACTGACTCCGGCGGTGGATGCGGCCAGCCGTTCTTTTTTAGTGAAGGTTGCGCTGCCGGGAGCGGCGCTTAAAACAGGCATGTATAGTAAAATTCGCTTTCCCTTAGGAGAGCGGCAGGCGGTATTGTTGCCCCAAGAAAGCCTGGTTGCTAAAGGGCAGCTAATCGGGGTGTACGTTATGGATGCAAATAAGAAGCTGTGGTATCGGCTGGTGCGTACTGGGCGCAAAGAAAATGGCCGTGTGGAGATTGTTTCCGGGGTGCAGCCGGGAGATTACGTTGTTGTTCGCGGCGTGGAAGCGGCAAGTGATGGAGCGGTGGCCGGAGAGGTGCTCGGCCTATGA
- a CDS encoding NifB/NifX family molybdenum-iron cluster-binding protein, producing the protein MEKYGVPTYQGMLCAHFGHCEQFAIVAVENGQVQGMEMLTPPPHEPGVIPNWLAQQGVHKVIAGGMGVKAQMIFATHGIEVVCGAATQEPQELVRLYLAGQLVQGDNPCSHEEGQPCTGHK; encoded by the coding sequence ATGGAAAAGTATGGAGTACCAACCTATCAGGGGATGTTGTGCGCTCATTTTGGTCATTGCGAGCAGTTTGCTATTGTAGCCGTAGAGAATGGGCAGGTACAGGGAATGGAAATGTTGACGCCGCCCCCTCATGAACCGGGCGTTATTCCAAACTGGCTGGCGCAGCAGGGCGTGCATAAAGTGATTGCCGGAGGTATGGGGGTTAAGGCCCAGATGATTTTTGCTACCCATGGCATTGAAGTAGTCTGCGGTGCAGCGACGCAAGAGCCGCAAGAACTAGTTCGTTTGTATTTGGCCGGACAACTGGTACAGGGAGACAATCCTTGCTCTCATGAAGAGGGACAGCCCTGCACCGGTCATAAGTAA
- a CDS encoding 4Fe-4S binding protein, with translation MRISIASGKGGTGKTTLTTLMMQKAPTDSIIWVDCDVEAPDGDVFGEVEWRQEQVVTRQVPELFGECIGCGTCADLCRFQALAMAGGKPMVFPELCHSCGVCVRHCPAQVLRERPEEVGQVRCGIWRKEGQEHLYIQGLLKIGSVASTVVIEAAKKAAVAGNPELTLVDCPPGTTCSMVAAVKGSDCCILVTEPSLFGIHDLRGALSVAARIGISAGVVLNKSDGSHLEKEVEELCQRMNVPLLLRIPYSREFAQKYAAGNIDTEISVDWSKFWLQVRALAKGDKA, from the coding sequence ATGCGTATTAGCATTGCCAGCGGCAAAGGCGGTACTGGAAAGACTACTCTGACGACATTGATGATGCAGAAAGCGCCAACAGATAGTATTATTTGGGTTGATTGTGATGTAGAAGCGCCTGATGGCGATGTTTTTGGCGAGGTAGAGTGGCGTCAGGAACAAGTAGTGACGAGGCAAGTTCCTGAATTGTTCGGCGAGTGTATTGGATGTGGTACTTGTGCGGATCTATGTCGTTTTCAAGCCCTGGCTATGGCTGGGGGAAAACCAATGGTATTTCCGGAATTATGCCATTCTTGCGGTGTTTGTGTCCGACATTGTCCGGCGCAGGTATTGCGGGAGCGGCCGGAAGAAGTGGGGCAGGTGCGGTGCGGCATTTGGCGAAAAGAAGGGCAGGAACATTTATATATTCAAGGATTGCTCAAAATCGGCAGCGTAGCAAGCACTGTGGTCATTGAGGCGGCCAAAAAAGCGGCAGTTGCAGGAAACCCGGAGCTAACCCTTGTCGATTGTCCTCCAGGAACCACCTGTTCGATGGTAGCGGCTGTCAAAGGGAGCGATTGCTGTATTCTGGTTACGGAGCCAAGCTTGTTTGGCATTCATGATTTGCGAGGCGCTCTTTCTGTAGCAGCCAGGATTGGTATTTCTGCGGGTGTTGTGCTTAACAAGAGCGATGGAAGCCATTTGGAAAAAGAAGTGGAAGAGTTGTGCCAGCGTATGAACGTGCCGCTTCTTTTGCGAATTCCTTATTCCAGGGAGTTTGCTCAAAAATATGCTGCCGGGAATATTGACACAGAGATTTCTGTGGATTGGTCGAAGTTTTGGCTGCAAGTGAGAGCGTTGGCCAAGGGGGATAAAGCATGA
- a CDS encoding ArsB/NhaD family transporter: MQEVLFYGSILIFMVTYGLIIWEKYHRMVVAMSGGSVMLLFGFLNQDTAIKEAIDFNTLGLLIGMMILVTITRRTGVFEAVAIWAATVTKAYPLRLLALLSVITAGASALLDNVTTVLLIVPVTITLTDKLNINPLPFLISEIIASNIGGTATLIGDPPNIMIGSATGLSFNAFASNLAPVSIIILLATLLVLLFLYRNDLQVEEKDRLQVLKLNYQDEIKDSALLKKSLLVLGLTLSGFVFHSVLHLDSATVAMSGAIFLLLISKEEPEEILLNVEWPTIFFFIGLFVLVGGLKASGVVGALAQWGLSVTQGQVMETALLMLWLSAIASAFIDNIPFVATMIPMLQEMAQLSGGNLEPVWWSLALGACLGGNGTLIGATANVVVAGIAEKNGILLSFRHYLKIAFPLMIGSILISHVYVYLRYFCV, translated from the coding sequence TTGCAAGAGGTTTTATTTTATGGGTCGATCTTGATTTTCATGGTTACGTATGGCTTGATTATTTGGGAAAAATATCATCGAATGGTTGTAGCCATGAGCGGCGGGAGTGTTATGCTGCTCTTTGGTTTTCTAAATCAGGATACTGCAATCAAAGAGGCCATTGACTTTAATACGCTGGGATTATTGATTGGCATGATGATTTTGGTAACTATTACTCGTAGGACGGGCGTGTTTGAAGCCGTAGCTATATGGGCTGCAACGGTGACCAAAGCTTATCCTCTTCGTTTGTTGGCTCTTTTGTCTGTAATCACAGCTGGCGCATCGGCTCTACTTGATAATGTTACCACGGTTTTGTTAATTGTACCGGTTACCATTACCTTGACAGACAAGCTTAACATTAATCCGCTACCCTTTTTGATTTCGGAGATTATTGCATCAAATATTGGAGGAACAGCTACCCTTATTGGAGATCCGCCGAATATTATGATTGGCAGCGCTACTGGATTAAGTTTTAACGCGTTTGCCAGTAACTTAGCGCCTGTGAGTATTATCATTTTATTGGCAACGCTGTTGGTTTTACTTTTCCTATATCGAAATGATTTGCAGGTAGAAGAAAAAGATCGGCTTCAAGTGTTGAAGTTGAACTATCAAGACGAGATTAAAGATAGTGCACTTTTAAAAAAGTCATTGCTGGTCCTGGGGCTAACGTTAAGCGGCTTTGTTTTCCATAGTGTTTTGCATTTGGATTCCGCAACGGTAGCGATGTCCGGCGCCATCTTTTTGCTGTTGATTAGCAAGGAAGAGCCCGAAGAGATACTGCTGAATGTAGAATGGCCAACAATCTTTTTCTTTATCGGTTTATTTGTTCTTGTTGGGGGGCTAAAAGCAAGCGGTGTTGTTGGAGCTCTTGCGCAATGGGGGTTGTCAGTGACACAGGGGCAAGTCATGGAAACGGCATTGTTAATGTTATGGTTGTCAGCGATTGCCTCTGCGTTTATTGATAATATTCCTTTTGTGGCAACTATGATTCCGATGTTACAGGAAATGGCTCAATTATCGGGAGGCAATTTGGAACCAGTATGGTGGTCTTTAGCGTTAGGGGCTTGTTTGGGTGGAAATGGAACGTTAATAGGAGCTACTGCTAATGTCGTTGTGGCAGGGATTGCTGAAAAGAACGGGATTTTGCTTTCTTTTCGGCATTACTTGAAAATTGCTTTTCCGCTTATGATTGGTTCTATCTTGATTTCTCATGTTTATGTGTACCTAAGATATTTCTGTGTTTAA
- a CDS encoding TIGR00341 family protein gives MAAWPNSEERNAIFNNVFTDASLSRYYLIMVVLSCTVATYGLLSNSTAVVIGAMLIAPLMGPILGCALAVAANSRALLVLALKAEALGAVAAVLLAMVLTLLLPRAELTSEVMARTTPTILDLVIALASGAAGTYAICMNPQSATLPGVAIATALMPPLCTVGIGLAQQNMSVAGGAFLLFLANMVAIVVAAVLVFELAGFADGHGREKEAGAQSAARRLFYPVLLLVIISIPLAFIMYKTYAKAHTEQIIQTSLEESLDMIAPQSTLISATFNEADRRYEVAAAFRTTKVINPENIRQMENLLELRLGKAVKVSADVVLVQKVNDEKNIDSFQTLLPKIKEKEIVEVVRSGTPEEIIEQAIKEKLSLLPDVELEDYRFSYQRGGSTYQIEAVIASAKPIEESVRKSLQAVLEERLKRRVEVQLRIKAPPTAAAEVEKASQQAP, from the coding sequence ATGGCTGCTTGGCCGAACTCAGAAGAACGGAATGCTATTTTTAATAATGTTTTCACTGATGCGAGTTTGAGCCGCTACTATTTAATCATGGTCGTACTTTCTTGTACGGTAGCAACGTACGGGCTGTTATCGAACAGCACGGCTGTCGTGATAGGGGCGATGTTGATTGCGCCGCTAATGGGGCCGATTTTAGGATGCGCACTGGCAGTGGCGGCTAATAGCAGAGCACTGCTTGTGTTGGCGTTGAAAGCAGAGGCTCTTGGAGCGGTAGCTGCAGTTCTATTGGCTATGGTCTTGACCCTTCTGTTGCCGCGGGCGGAGTTGACCAGTGAAGTGATGGCGCGAACTACGCCGACTATTTTAGATTTGGTTATTGCACTGGCCTCTGGTGCGGCGGGAACCTATGCAATTTGTATGAATCCGCAGAGTGCGACCCTTCCGGGGGTAGCGATTGCTACGGCGCTTATGCCGCCGTTATGTACCGTAGGCATTGGTTTGGCGCAGCAGAATATGAGTGTTGCTGGCGGGGCATTTCTGTTGTTTCTTGCCAATATGGTAGCCATCGTTGTTGCGGCTGTACTTGTCTTTGAATTAGCGGGCTTTGCGGACGGGCACGGGCGTGAAAAAGAAGCAGGGGCTCAATCGGCGGCTCGGCGTCTCTTTTATCCCGTATTGCTGCTGGTGATAATCTCTATACCGTTGGCCTTCATTATGTACAAGACATATGCTAAAGCGCATACGGAGCAGATTATTCAAACCTCTCTTGAAGAGTCGCTGGATATGATTGCGCCGCAGTCTACTTTGATTTCTGCTACATTTAATGAAGCGGACCGACGGTATGAAGTGGCTGCGGCATTTCGGACCACGAAGGTGATTAACCCTGAAAACATAAGGCAGATGGAGAATTTATTGGAGTTGCGTCTGGGAAAAGCGGTGAAGGTAAGTGCTGATGTTGTATTGGTGCAAAAAGTGAACGATGAGAAAAATATAGATTCCTTTCAAACGCTGCTTCCCAAGATCAAAGAAAAAGAAATTGTGGAGGTTGTGCGCAGCGGGACGCCTGAAGAAATCATCGAGCAGGCGATAAAAGAAAAGCTGTCGTTGTTGCCCGATGTGGAGCTGGAGGATTATCGCTTTTCGTACCAGCGAGGAGGCAGCACCTATCAGATTGAAGCTGTTATCGCGAGTGCGAAGCCGATAGAAGAAAGTGTACGTAAATCGCTCCAGGCGGTGCTGGAGGAACGTTTGAAACGAAGAGTAGAGGTCCAACTGCGTATAAAAGCGCCTCCTACGGCGGCAGCAGAGGTAGAAAAAGCCTCGCAGCAAGCGCCATAA
- a CDS encoding dihydrodipicolinate reductase C-terminal domain-containing protein, translating into MKPIQVGLWGFGKTGRLVANEFSNDKRFDLSWVVRKSTADHHKYASRLLGQECDTGEIISIEDIGPSFFREHPVDVLVDFSGSRGVHAYQRAAEEGIPIVSAISQYEKEDLDLLESLSQKTPVLYSPNITLGINVLLIAAQILQKIAPHADIEVVEEHFKNKPETSGTAKKIAKLLQLDDEHVNSIRVGGIVGRHEIIFGMPNQTIRLSHESISRASFGQGAIFAANFLLKQPPGLYSMEGVIADMFRDNIPVY; encoded by the coding sequence TTGAAACCAATCCAAGTAGGACTCTGGGGCTTTGGCAAAACCGGCCGCCTGGTAGCCAACGAATTTTCAAATGACAAGCGTTTTGACTTGTCCTGGGTGGTGCGCAAAAGCACCGCTGATCACCATAAGTATGCCAGCCGCTTATTAGGGCAGGAATGCGATACTGGTGAAATTATTTCTATTGAAGACATAGGCCCTTCTTTTTTTCGCGAGCATCCTGTCGATGTTCTTGTTGATTTTTCCGGTTCACGCGGCGTTCACGCCTATCAGCGCGCCGCCGAAGAAGGCATTCCTATTGTCTCGGCTATCTCTCAGTATGAAAAAGAAGACCTTGACTTATTAGAGTCTTTATCCCAAAAGACGCCAGTTCTCTACTCTCCTAATATCACCCTGGGGATCAACGTTTTATTGATTGCAGCCCAAATTTTGCAAAAAATCGCACCTCATGCCGATATTGAAGTCGTCGAAGAACACTTTAAAAACAAGCCGGAAACCTCAGGCACTGCCAAAAAGATCGCCAAACTGTTGCAGCTAGACGACGAACATGTTAACTCCATCCGCGTAGGCGGTATAGTAGGACGACATGAAATTATTTTTGGCATGCCGAACCAAACGATCCGTCTCAGCCACGAAAGCATCAGCCGCGCTTCCTTCGGGCAAGGAGCTATTTTTGCAGCTAACTTTCTGTTAAAACAACCGCCAGGTCTATATTCCATGGAAGGAGTCATAGCCGACATGTTTCGCGACAACATTCCGGTTTATTAA
- a CDS encoding Mrp/NBP35 family ATP-binding protein, whose translation MSEMTKIEKNLAGVKRRWLVMSGKGGVGKSTVTAQLAVRLAAKGWKVGVLDADVHGPSQSGIFGMRGQQHTAVGDRIQPFTHGPNVKVVTMQGLLNTPDEALIWRGPLKIGLLQQLLGDTDWGKLDVLLMDSPPGTGDEPLTLVQDVPQCEGIVVTTPQEVSLADVRKSLNFAATVKLPLRGLIENMSGFICPDCGHCHYPFGQGGGEKLAAEKKLPFLGALPLDPLVVLGGDQGLPDQAASPACEEAWERVLANLMQK comes from the coding sequence ATGAGTGAAATGACGAAGATTGAAAAAAATCTTGCAGGCGTTAAACGCCGCTGGTTGGTTATGAGCGGTAAAGGCGGCGTAGGGAAAAGCACGGTAACCGCGCAGTTAGCAGTTCGTCTGGCGGCTAAAGGATGGAAAGTGGGCGTATTGGATGCGGACGTGCATGGGCCGAGCCAAAGCGGAATTTTTGGCATGCGGGGGCAGCAGCACACGGCCGTAGGGGATAGAATTCAGCCTTTTACGCATGGACCGAATGTCAAAGTGGTTACCATGCAGGGTTTGCTCAACACACCTGACGAAGCATTAATTTGGCGCGGTCCTTTGAAAATTGGTCTCTTGCAGCAGCTTCTCGGCGATACCGATTGGGGAAAGCTGGACGTGCTTTTGATGGACAGCCCTCCCGGTACTGGTGATGAGCCGTTAACCTTGGTTCAAGATGTGCCGCAATGTGAAGGAATTGTTGTGACAACCCCGCAAGAAGTATCGTTGGCGGATGTGCGAAAATCGCTGAATTTTGCGGCGACTGTCAAGCTGCCTTTGCGAGGCTTGATTGAAAATATGAGCGGTTTTATTTGTCCTGATTGCGGGCATTGCCATTATCCGTTCGGTCAAGGGGGCGGCGAGAAATTAGCGGCGGAAAAGAAGCTTCCCTTTTTAGGCGCCTTGCCCTTAGATCCTTTGGTTGTGCTGGGCGGCGATCAAGGTCTTCCGGATCAGGCTGCTTCTCCGGCCTGCGAAGAGGCCTGGGAGCGAGTCCTTGCTAATTTGATGCAAAAATAA
- a CDS encoding ClC family H(+)/Cl(-) exchange transporter: MRKYRVSSAYGALLQWRNFRFKLFTESVLVGAVAGGVVVFFRYALENAEVLRNFLYQMAIKDASWISICGWIGLSLLIAGILHALVAWEPMASGSGIPQVKGVLGGVMRMPWLRVLVAKLAGGVTAIGAGLSLGREGPSIQLGAVVGQGISRLWGRSRMEERYLLTSGASAGLAAAFNAPLAGVVFSLEELHKNFSPAVLVSAITASLTATVLSQYFYGENPVFTFTGVPVFPVSSFGVLLVLGVGMGILGAAFNKGLLVTGSLFERLLPVSVFSKALLPLAFAGVFVLLLPEVLGGGNGLVNELTVTNFGFLYLLSLLAAKFFFTLISYGSGVPGGIFLPMLVIGALGGSLFSYGFVQFGLLDSFYSANIIIFSMAACFAAVVKSPITGSILIMEMSGAFHHMLPLVFVSVIAYLTADLLRVQPIYEVLLEKALLKQGKRKAENVQSLRSIVEVLVCVNSKLAGRQVKQISWPSSCLLFSIRRGESEIVPKGETRIEAGDYLYVAVKNEQVESLQKMAEESIK, translated from the coding sequence ATGCGCAAGTATCGAGTGAGTAGCGCCTATGGAGCGCTGTTACAGTGGCGTAATTTTCGTTTTAAGCTGTTTACGGAGAGCGTTTTGGTTGGCGCGGTGGCAGGCGGAGTGGTAGTGTTTTTTCGATACGCCTTAGAAAACGCGGAAGTACTGAGGAATTTTTTATATCAGATGGCTATAAAAGACGCATCTTGGATTTCGATATGCGGCTGGATTGGCTTATCTCTCTTGATCGCAGGGATTCTTCATGCCTTAGTTGCTTGGGAGCCGATGGCGTCAGGTAGTGGTATTCCACAGGTGAAAGGAGTATTAGGCGGTGTTATGCGCATGCCGTGGCTGCGCGTACTGGTTGCTAAGCTTGCAGGCGGCGTGACGGCTATTGGCGCAGGGCTTTCTTTAGGCCGAGAGGGGCCGTCCATTCAGTTGGGCGCGGTGGTTGGACAAGGGATTAGCCGTCTATGGGGAAGAAGTCGCATGGAGGAGCGTTATTTGTTGACCAGCGGGGCTAGCGCTGGTTTGGCGGCGGCATTTAATGCGCCCTTGGCGGGGGTTGTATTTTCTCTGGAGGAACTGCATAAGAATTTTTCACCGGCTGTGCTTGTTTCCGCGATTACGGCATCTTTGACAGCGACGGTGTTATCGCAATATTTTTATGGCGAAAATCCTGTTTTTACATTTACTGGAGTTCCAGTGTTTCCGGTGTCAAGTTTTGGCGTGTTGCTAGTGCTAGGTGTGGGGATGGGGATTCTCGGTGCGGCATTTAATAAAGGGTTGCTGGTGACGGGAAGTCTCTTCGAAAGGTTGCTGCCGGTGTCCGTCTTTTCCAAAGCGCTGTTACCCTTAGCTTTTGCCGGAGTATTTGTGCTGTTGTTGCCGGAGGTGTTGGGAGGCGGCAACGGGCTTGTAAATGAACTGACAGTAACGAATTTTGGGTTCTTGTATTTGCTATCTTTGTTGGCGGCTAAATTTTTCTTTACGCTTATCAGCTATGGTTCTGGCGTTCCGGGAGGCATCTTCTTGCCCATGCTGGTTATTGGAGCGCTAGGAGGAAGTTTATTTAGTTATGGGTTTGTTCAGTTTGGACTTCTTGATTCGTTTTATAGCGCCAATATAATAATTTTCTCTATGGCGGCTTGTTTTGCAGCGGTTGTAAAATCCCCTATTACCGGAAGTATTCTAATCATGGAAATGTCTGGGGCTTTTCATCATATGCTGCCATTGGTTTTTGTGTCTGTGATTGCGTATTTAACGGCGGACTTGTTGCGAGTGCAGCCTATATATGAAGTTCTTTTAGAAAAAGCATTACTTAAGCAGGGTAAAAGAAAAGCCGAAAATGTCCAATCCTTGCGTAGCATTGTGGAAGTGCTTGTCTGTGTGAATTCAAAGCTGGCAGGCAGGCAGGTGAAACAAATTTCCTGGCCGTCTTCGTGCTTGTTGTTTAGTATTCGCCGAGGAGAATCCGAAATTGTGCCCAAGGGGGAAACAAGGATAGAAGCTGGCGACTATTTGTACGTGGCAGTGAAAAATGAGCAAGTGGAATCCTTACAAAAAATGGCGGAAGAAAGCATTAAATAA
- a CDS encoding TIGR03905 family TSCPD domain-containing protein: protein MKYKTVGSCAKEISFEIHDGKLSQVFFKGGCPGNLRAISILLEGMDVQDVIDKFSGNLCRNGTSCTDQLAQALEEWQKSQERTA, encoded by the coding sequence ATGAAATATAAAACCGTCGGATCTTGTGCAAAAGAAATATCCTTTGAAATTCATGATGGCAAATTGAGTCAAGTCTTCTTTAAAGGAGGCTGTCCCGGTAATTTACGGGCCATTAGCATTTTATTGGAAGGAATGGACGTGCAAGACGTGATTGATAAATTTAGCGGTAATCTTTGCCGCAATGGTACTTCCTGCACGGATCAGTTGGCGCAAGCATTGGAGGAATGGCAAAAAAGCCAAGAACGTACTGCATGA
- a CDS encoding ATP-binding protein, producing the protein MKEIVVLSGKGGSGKTSVSAALARILGKKVLVDCDVDAANFYLTLNAREIERQPFFAGLEAFVDQALCTSCGKCEEVCRFGAITSTGVVDELACEGCGACALVCPQKAVGMRERQAGCWLVSESPFGTLVHAELGIAIENSGKLVSQVRREAKERALSQGAEWLLVDGPPGVGCPTIASLTGVDVVLLVLEPTGSGLADAKRLVALAKHFELPVLVCINKATLHEGQTTIAKKWIADAGLVLVGELPYHEAFRKASSEGCSIWESGGNELQAAIQLLWQNVQKAL; encoded by the coding sequence ATGAAAGAAATTGTTGTGCTAAGTGGCAAAGGCGGCAGTGGAAAAACTTCGGTGAGTGCTGCCTTGGCTCGTATTTTGGGAAAAAAAGTTTTAGTGGACTGCGATGTGGATGCCGCTAATTTTTACCTGACGTTGAACGCGAGAGAAATTGAAAGGCAACCTTTTTTTGCGGGGCTGGAAGCGTTTGTAGATCAAGCTCTTTGTACGAGCTGCGGGAAATGTGAAGAAGTGTGCCGCTTTGGCGCTATTACCAGCACCGGAGTAGTGGACGAGCTAGCTTGTGAAGGCTGCGGCGCCTGCGCCTTGGTATGTCCGCAAAAAGCCGTGGGTATGCGGGAACGCCAGGCTGGCTGTTGGCTGGTATCGGAAAGTCCCTTCGGGACGTTGGTACATGCGGAATTGGGCATTGCCATTGAAAACTCAGGAAAGCTGGTTTCCCAGGTGCGCCGCGAGGCGAAAGAACGGGCTTTATCGCAGGGGGCGGAATGGCTTTTAGTCGACGGTCCTCCCGGTGTAGGCTGTCCTACGATTGCTTCATTAACAGGCGTTGATGTTGTGCTGTTGGTATTAGAACCGACGGGAAGCGGCTTGGCTGATGCGAAACGCTTGGTGGCGCTGGCCAAACATTTTGAGCTTCCGGTGCTAGTGTGTATCAATAAAGCAACCTTGCATGAGGGCCAGACGACCATTGCTAAAAAATGGATTGCGGACGCGGGACTTGTGCTGGTAGGAGAACTTCCTTATCATGAGGCGTTTCGCAAGGCGTCTTCCGAAGGCTGCAGCATTTGGGAAAGCGGCGGCAATGAGCTGCAGGCAGCTATCCAATTATTATGGCAGAACGTGCAAAAAGCGTTATAG